The stretch of DNA GGCTGTCATACAGCCGAAAGACAACCAGACCATTACCGATCAGGAAGTCTTGGACTTCGTGAAAGAAATAGGCTTCGCAAAATACAAATGGCCTGAGAAGATAGTATACACCACCATTCCTCGCAACCCTGCAGGCAAGATTGAAAAGCCGAAGCTCCGGGAAATTTACGTGAACCCTGCAAAAGAAGCGATGGAAAAAGAGTTCAAGAAACAGTAAGGACAAACGGAGAAGAATAGACAAAATCCCCGCCCCCTCTTGGGGGCCGGGGATTTCTATTGATCATTGACGTTGCCCGCAATACTCCTCACCTTCCTCGTGAATATCAATGGCCGTATCGAAAAAGATGGCCCTCTGGAAAAAATTTCCTTCCAAAGAGATTGAGGTAATCCGTGGTGATGGGTATCGGACAGGGAAATAAGTTTTTTGACTTGACTCCTCATGCGGAACGTAATATCTTGACTCTGACACGGCTTGAGCGCCGACAAATAGATATAAAGAGTTATAAAAGATGGAAGACAAGATCCGTCAGATAGCGGAATTGATTGTGAATTCCAAGACTGTAGTCGTCTTCGTGGGAGCGGGCCTCAGCACGGAATCGGGAATCCCCGACTTCAGGAGTCCGGGAGGCGTCTGGGATAAGTACGACCCTGAAGATTTCGATTTCCAGAACTTTATCTCAAAGCAGACATCAAGGGAAAAATACTGGCAGATGGCTACCGAGATGTACGAGGCCATGAAGGACGCCAAACCAAACACAGGCCACCTTGCCATCGCCGAGATGGAACGGCTCGGTAAACTCGACTGCCTCATTACCCAAAACATAGACGGCCTTCACTGCAAGGCGGGCAATTCCAGCGAAAAAGTGCTGGAGCTCCACGGCACTGCCATGCACGTCTCTTGCCTGAAGTGTTATAAGAGATACAAAAGGGATGAGGTTCAGACCCGGATTGAGAAAGGTGACAAAGCCCCCTGCTGTGATTCCTGCGGAGGATTTTTGAAACCTGCAACCATCTCCTTCGGCCAATCCATGCCCGAGTGGGAGACAGCGGAAGCGTCCAGACGCTCCGAGAATTGTGACCTCTTTATCGTAATCGGATCCTCTCTTTTGGTGCATCCCGCAGCGTACATGCCGGTCATTGCAAAGCGTGGAGGAGCCAGACTTGTGATCATAAACCGCGACGG from Syntrophobacterales bacterium encodes:
- a CDS encoding Sir2 family NAD-dependent protein deacetylase; translated protein: MEDKIRQIAELIVNSKTVVVFVGAGLSTESGIPDFRSPGGVWDKYDPEDFDFQNFISKQTSREKYWQMATEMYEAMKDAKPNTGHLAIAEMERLGKLDCLITQNIDGLHCKAGNSSEKVLELHGTAMHVSCLKCYKRYKRDEVQTRIEKGDKAPCCDSCGGFLKPATISFGQSMPEWETAEASRRSENCDLFIVIGSSLLVHPAAYMPVIAKRGGARLVIINRDGTPHDAMADIVVNGPAGATMAGILEHVKRIMGQSKLS